The segment ATGCACAGTGATATCATCTTTTTGAATATTATTGGTGTATTATATGTAACTTATATGTTTGACATGTCAAAGTTTTGGTAAGCATTTGTTTCAAGAATTATATTATCACATTCAATTTTGGAGTATATACATTTATATTCTAACCAAAAAATTATGTAGCTACATCATTTAGTTTTattcaataatatatttttatttgaataaaagatttaaatttttgtttaaaaaacCTTTTACATGACAGCCATCGGGGCAAAAATTTCAATCTCATAAGGATTAAGATTAAACAAAAAGCTAAAAACTAAGAAATTAGATAAATAGATGTGttaaaaaaagacaaacaaaagccCTGTAGACAACAAGCTACTGTTGAGGGACTTTTAGGCCCTTAATGATCTCCCATTCTTTTTGTAAGAACTCAAGATTGCCTTCAAAAGACACCTCCCTATGaaaatggaagaaccaacaatgtCATTAGATTGATGAGGAGAGCAGGGATTATTTGTTGAGTGTTTAGATCTTTTGTGCACTTTTTGGTGGGGGATACCTTGGACCAAGAGCATTCCATCCCTTCTTGACCACTACTCCATTCTTCTTACGAGTTCTAACTGGAAGACCTAAATGGTAGTAGTCATGTTGTTGACAAAATCCATGCAATAATCAATAATTTCCTAGATACTATTCATAAGGGTCCCCTATTTAGAAACCTTCTTTTCAAGTAGATGTTCCCATGTACTAATTATAATTGTTGTAACAAATGtattttggatgcatttttcatttaattttgtagATATTTAAAGTATATCTTAATAATTGTACATGAAAATGATACAATCTTATATAAAGTCAAACTCCTTTACTTTgtctatttaatttttattgacAAATAATTATATGCTAATTGGTACATCTTACTTCATTACGTCCACATTCTTATTTATCTAGCTTATGATAGTAATAAGTACATGGTAGTAACGTTGGATAATTTTTGTAATTCTTATTGGGTTTATTAATTTAGTAGTTGCATTTCTTGACTTTCTTGTGTATCTTAAGCATTGCAGTTGGATTATGAgtgaatattattttttattatattaagtgGGAAAGCGCGTCAACCTGTTATACATCCATATCAAAAACcatcattcaaaaaataaaatgaagGCTTCAGGATCATTCAAAAGATAAAACGAAGGCTTCAGGATTATATTAATAGTAGAAAACAacacaaagaaacaaaaaatgggGTACTAAGAGATATAGCCCCATCCATCAAGCATCTTCTTTAGTTCCAATCCCTTGGTGGATGAGGAAAATGTCTTATTTCTTTTGGCTTGAGCATCCACCACCTTCCCAAGAgcctttttctttctctttctctcaatatTATTGCCTATTTCTACCACCTCCATAGTTTCTTTCTACATCAATTTTTCGTTAATTCTTACTAGGTTCTACACACCATTCTCTAGGCATTAAATCTATTAACCATACAATTCATTAGATTTGTGCCCAAAGTGAAATACTCAACCTTACACCATATATTCATAAAAGTAAACTTTGTTACCATACTTATAAAATTTTAGATTGTATAGTTAATAAGAGACTTGTAGCTATGCATACATTTATTTTTGCAGGCTCACTTTGCTCCGCATAGTAGATTtgatatacaaaaatatatataaggAGATCATTAGATGATGAATTTACTACTATTGTATCTATCAGGCATGCTTCGTAAATTCAATTCAAAAATTGTTACAATACATTTTGTATTATTCATTTCTCTAAATTAAATTGATTGCTCAAACAAATTATGTCATTGTGCGCAGTCCACCTCTATAGTTTTTTGCCATCTTATTTCTTCTTCTCAACAGAAGAGGTAAATCCAATTGACattctatttttatttatattacttCTAATTGTTTAGGAGGCCGATAAGCATGAAAACTAATTTGCAGGGTGGttcacattaaattaattgtaaGTGAAACCAACACTTTGATTCTCCTCTTTTTTAACAATATGCTATGTGAAAGTATCAATTCTCCTCTTTTTTAACAATATGCAATGTGAAAGTATCAAATTTTTAATTTGAACAGTAATTTAGATCTTTTTTACAATATGGAATGTGAAAGTATCGGATTTTTAATTTGAACAATAATTCAGATCTTTTTCACAATATGCAATGTAAAACTATCAAATTTTTAATTTGAACAATAATTTAGAAAGGCTAAAATATTTTTGATTCACAGTTTCTTTTGATAGTGGGGACAAAGCTTCAATTTATAATAACAAAAATGGCGTTAGATATCCAAGATAGAAATCCTGTTGTGCAAGGAGCTCCACTGATGAAGCCCAATGATCGACTATTTTGGTTTGGTTGACCGAAGTTGATTCATGGGCATGGGTAAGGAAGAAAAATCATCATCCAAATGTCCTCATATATCTACTTTTAGTTCATTTCAAATCTTGGCTTGATAGAATTTTCCCtcgcttaacaaacgtacattcaTATGCGATGATTGATGCAGTATGAATATGGTCTGCAATCGTTTAAAAGGTAATATTTCTCTTAGGAAATGGTTTCCCAGAATCATAAGATCAAAAGCATGAAACCATATTGATTGTGAAAACCTGATATCATTATAAAAAATTTTAACATCAATATTTAGAATTCTATAGAGACCCATTATCATCATGAATGATAAAACACATATCAATATTTAGTATCATGATGAATGAGGAAGCACATATAATTTAAAGAAAATTCTACAGTGTTTAGAGAAACTTTGTTGTCAATATTATACACATTTCTTGATCCACAATATTGCTAACTCAAAATGCATTTGTTTTCCATTAGGGTTGCAGTTCAAATACTTTGTAGCTATGTAACTCTCTGTCTATACGCTCTTGTGACACAGGTATGCATTAAGGTAGAAACAAACACATTTGATCTATACACATTTTAATATCGCTTGAAAATGAAATATGGGTTTTGTGATTGCAGCTAGGAACAAATATGAAAACAACCATAATTGAAGAAAGGGTAGCTACAGCTTTAAAGAACATTACACAAAAAAGGCATGATGATCTGTCAAGCGGACAAACTACTCCATATGAAGGATCTTCTCCAGTTCATTTTCTTCGCAAGTATCTAAGTTCAGGAGACTTAGAAAGTGCCCAAAATTTAGAGTTGGTTGAATATGATATTGAAGAAGATGCACCCTCCCCTTCTCACCATTCTCACCACAATGATAATGAGAATTCAAATACTTTGTAGCTATGTAACTCTCCCTCTCTACGCTCTTGTGACACAGGTATGCATTAAGATAGAAACAAACACATTTGATTTACGCTCTTTTCAATACCATTGTGAGATGAAATATGGGTTTTGTGTTTGCAGCTAGGAACAAACATGAAAACAACCATATTTGATGAAAGAATAGCTACAGCTTTGAAGAAGTGGCACCAGAGAGAAAAGAAGAACATTAGACAAAAAAGACATGATGATCTGTCAAGTGGACAAACTACTCCATATGAAGGATCTTCTCCAATTCATCTTCTTCGCAAGTATCTAAGTTCAGGAGACTTAGAAAGTGCTCAAAATTTAGGGCAGGTTGAATATGATATTGAAGAAGATGCACCCTCCCCTTCTCACCACAATGCTAATGAGAATTCAAATGAAGAAATAGAGGAAGAGAAACAAGATGTTCAAACACTTGGGTTTGAGTTCAGCTTTGATCATtttcaaaatgaaaatataaaCAACATTATCTATGCTTCTCACAAGGAGAGTGAATCATGTAAAGAGGGCCGTTAGCAGAGTTGGCCAACAAAAGCACTAATATCATCTTTTTGAATATTATCAGTGTACTTTATGTAACTGGCATGTTTGACAtgccaattttttttaaagaaatgcattattacATTCAATATTGGAGTATATACAATTATATTCTAACTaggaaataataataatttttttttgtaagatATACCTTTTAAGTTGATCTAAATATAGTTATGTTATGCAAGTATATCATTCAAATTTATTTAACAATAGTTTTTAATTCAAATATAAAAATTtcatttgtttaaaaaaataaaatttcaacaaCATAATGGAGAAACTAAAATTATAATTGTTTTGATTCGATAAGTGTCAGAAGGGCCCAAACGTGTTATATAATAGCCATCAAGGTAAAAAGTTTGGATCTGACAAGGAGTAAGCTTAAGCAAACAACCAAAATCTAAGAAACAAGATAAATAGACAAAACTAGTAAAAGACTAGCAGATAGCTAACTATTATTTTGGGACTTCCAGCTCTTAATCGCCTCCCATTTTTGTAAGAACTTAAGATGGTATTCAAAAGGAACCTCCCTAAGAAAATAGAGGAACCAACAATGTCAATAGATTAATGGGGAGAGTGGGGATTCTCTGTTGAGCTTCTGGACCTTTTGTGCAACTATTTGAAAGGAAAAGATGAACCTAGAAAACTATTTGAAAAATAGTATGCACCTTCAATTTCCTACTTTTTATTTTGAATTGGATTCTGATAATGTGATTTAATCACATACTACTAAGCTATTAAAGCGGAAACATACATTCTCCCACTTGTACAAAACCTTACCATGACCTATCTGGTGcatgagcacctagttttgagtgcaatttcttcattttggtgtgtttgttcatagtttagtttttgatggtgaataagagtcttctcatagGTCCTCATATTTTTGGGATATGCTCTGGTAGGTTGGATGTCCATAGGACCatgtattttctcaattttggcttgtaagcccttgtaagcttgaaatggcataatcatgcattttgatgtaaaatgtcttgaaaaaccttgtttggaattgggacatgttaaGGTAGTgttttttagtcatcctagatggtttggaaaagaaaacaaagcatgtaatgcaaaaatgcactttttggcagaagttgtcaaagttgcttgacaacattttgcaatgttCAGCAACTGTTTGCAACTTTGAGCAAAGGATTAgttaggaaactgatggagagttagttaggaaaAAAATGACATATAAATTCCCCAAGAATGAATGTAATGAGTTTGGTGAACACCTGGAGAAGATTTGAATacaatttgaagaccatttttcaAGCTTTTACCTTATGTTTTCCAAGAATTAGAGTAGTAGtccgtacttcatggattgattgcattgatgttatttgatcattattttgtacatgttcttgtagtgctcagaaaacatttttattagtttttttgcaAATTTGAATTGAGTTCTTAATTTTGTTAGCTCTTGGcccgagtaagggtttgagaggcccaaacatggttctagcttgaagtcctttgatttCTTCTCAATCACCCTCAGGActtgagccatggaacctttgtacagtgtAAATAGTCTTATTTttatttggaggtcattgaaagtccATTGAGCATAATTTCCTAGGCGATCTCAGTCATAGCCCaattaggaaatgaatgaaattatgcaagtgcttgcagCGGTGAGAagggttggagttgcagagtgtttgaAATGAACAAGTGGGGTATGGAAAAGCATATGTGAGAGTTTGGAGGTGTGACAGATCAAGAaagacaccaaacccttgaaaAAAGACCAAAAAGAGTCTAAAACCCCTTAAAACAAGTCATTCTTGGGTTTCGTACATGTACGGTCAGACTGATATTTATCATTTCATAAATCTTGaattacttccaaaagggtactcagataaCTAAAGAGTTTATGTGGATCTTTCAAACAATTGTGAACAAATCCACAAAaactggttaggtagggctaattgggactctagggctactaggcctagaaaatagggaaaggaaggagcaaTGGGGAAATGGATCAAACCCAAACTAAAACATAGTTGATTGGCCTTGGAAAATATCATGAAAACCTACTACAAACTCTACAATAACTTTTTAGGAGTTtgatagtgtaaggttggattCACCCTTGTGAAtttcaaccatgcctgagcaaccagtgagcacatcttgattgggagcactcctagagagtttggatTCTTAATTTGATTGATAGAATAGAGAAAAATTAAGAGAGACCACTAAGAAAACACTTGACTACCCTTTGaaaaaggattgactctctttgagtatacctccccatcatagtggtatcggagcaaccaagatttgggaagaagtcAATACATGACAGACACTAAATCCATAGGAGAGAATaatctaaggatggtgaccaatgcagagttagctaagaaggtagaagatcaagaggaagaaaataggatcctcagagaaagattactacaactagagagcaaactagacgcagttgaagacaaaactaagaaagtgacAATTAAGGTCAACGAAGGGACGGGTAAAGAATTTGTAGAAGAGGATAGAAATCCTAaaccagaccctattctacctgaagaacctttccttaaagcaatcaAAGCCTTAGGAGAAAAATCCTTGGAAGGAGTGCCACCTTTTTGTGGAAAAGTGGAGCCTTAGGTAGTCTTGGAATGGAtggagggattggagaatcactttgaatgtgatggaatcagtgaggtacaaaaggtgaaggtggccaagtctataTTGAGAAGagaaaccttgacttggtggaactttatcaaagaagagaggcagaaagagggtaagaacccaatagctACTTGGaaaggcatgttagccaaggtgaaagaagcatacatCCCTGAGGATTATGAGatccagttgcacaagaggagataaaatttgagacaaagagacttggatgtgagtagctacacttaggaatttcataagttgtgtctaagatccaaggtggtagaggatgagagcatcaaggtagctacaTACTTGAATGGcttaagatggaatattcaagaagaaTTAAGTTTGTTATGCCCTAATACTATGCATAAGTACTATCAATTGGCACTGaaagtggaggaaaagagaaagaagaaacaagaacaaagcaatagaggcagaggtaggggaagagatggtagaggttagagaggtagctttggtggaagaagtgtagacccaAGATCCAAGTTCATTGAgtaaagtggggattccaatagcaagagaagctatagaggaaggggatctagaaactctagtagaggaaggtctagtggatcaggaagagggtcctattttgccaccatgaagtgctacaattgccatcaacttggacacccagcctatagattccctgagaagtcttcttcatcccaaggaggtgagaggagagtaaattatgctcaagaggatgcaacaaacatgaaagcatcagaagTGAGTTTGGATCTAGAGGTTAGAGAGAACCTTATggtaagaagagtcttgattaaagaaccagttaaggaggaacctagccaaaggagatccttgtttagaataaaatgcataatcatgggaaaggtatgtagagtgatGGTGGATTCAAGATCCACATacaacatagtgtcagaggaagcgGTGAGTAAGCTCAATTTTCCAAGAAGACCACAAAgtgatccctatagagtcacatggctcaacaaggggcaacatgttcttgtgAATGAAAAAACTTTgttggagttcactataggaggctaaaaggacaaaatcttgtgtgatatcttgcccatGAATGCTTGCCATCTACTCTTGGGtaggccatggcaatttgatagaaaggcaatacaccatggagagaagaatgtttataccttccaaaaggatggaaccaACTACAAAATCTAGTCCATAGAAGACCAATTAGAGGGTAGATCCAAAGGTTCTAATGTGTTGCTATTTAGTGAGAAAGcgttcatcaacacactcaaggagggaGAGGAGTGGGATTTCCCATTGTTGTAAGGCCaaaaaaagacaacaaagagaagaaagtgTGCATTCCTAAAGAAGAGTAGCAGGTcctaaatcagtttaaggacatcattagtgatggaacactagCTACATTTCCTCCTCaacgtgccataagtcaccaaattgatttTATACTAGAGCTTCATTACCCAATAAggtagcttataaaatgacaccagaCCAGAATAAGGAGATAGCCAAGCAACTACAAGAAATCCTAGACAATGGACTAATCagaaagagcatcaacccatgtgcagtacccaccattttggctccaaagaaggtaggtacttggagactttgcattcattctagagccataaactagattactatcaggtatagatttcccatcccaagaattgaaaACTTGATGGATTATTTGGGAGGTgctaaatacttcaccaagatagatctcaagagtagttaccaccaaatcagaataaaggagggtgatgaatggaagacaaccttcaagaccactgaaggactctatgaatggcttgttatggcat is part of the Cryptomeria japonica chromosome 10, Sugi_1.0, whole genome shotgun sequence genome and harbors:
- the LOC131859301 gene encoding MLO-like protein 6, which gives rise to MALDIQDRNPVVQGAPLMKPNDRLFWVAVQILCSYVTLCLYALVTQLGTNMKTTIIEERVATALKNITQKRHDDLSSGQTTPYEGSSPVHFLRNYVTLPLYALVTQLGTNMKTTIFDERIATALKKWHQREKKNIRQKRHDDLSSGQTTPYEGSSPIHLLRKYLSSGDLESAQNLGQVEYDIEEDAPSPSHHNANENSNEEIEEEKQDVQTLGFEFSFDHFQNENINNIIYASHKESESCKEGR